One stretch of Zingiber officinale cultivar Zhangliang chromosome 6B, Zo_v1.1, whole genome shotgun sequence DNA includes these proteins:
- the LOC121990645 gene encoding transcription factor TRY-like isoform X2 has protein sequence MERRRKKQRRSSNVSEEVNSAEWKFISMTEQEEDLIFRMYRLVGDRWDLIAGRVPGRKPEEIERFWIMRHRQEAFARYASRAKYG, from the exons ATGGAGCGCCGTCGCAAGAAGCAGCGCAGGTCGTCCAACGTCTCCGAAG AGGTGAACAGTGCGGAGTGGAAGTTCATCAGCATGACCGAGCAGGAGGAAGACCTCATCTTTAGAATGTATCGCCTCGTCGGCGACAG GTGGGATTTGATAGCAGGGCGAGTGCCGGGTCGAAAACCTGAAGAAATCGAGAGGTTCTGGATCATGAGGCATCGTCAAGAAGCCTTTGCCCGTTACGCTAGTCGTGCAAAATATGGGTAG
- the LOC121990645 gene encoding transcription factor TRY-like isoform X1: MERRRKKQRRSSNVSEEEVNSAEWKFISMTEQEEDLIFRMYRLVGDRWDLIAGRVPGRKPEEIERFWIMRHRQEAFARYASRAKYG; this comes from the exons ATGGAGCGCCGTCGCAAGAAGCAGCGCAGGTCGTCCAACGTCTCCGAAG AAGAGGTGAACAGTGCGGAGTGGAAGTTCATCAGCATGACCGAGCAGGAGGAAGACCTCATCTTTAGAATGTATCGCCTCGTCGGCGACAG GTGGGATTTGATAGCAGGGCGAGTGCCGGGTCGAAAACCTGAAGAAATCGAGAGGTTCTGGATCATGAGGCATCGTCAAGAAGCCTTTGCCCGTTACGCTAGTCGTGCAAAATATGGGTAG